From Streptomyces zhihengii, the proteins below share one genomic window:
- a CDS encoding SRPBCC family protein, with the protein MATSTVVVERVIQAPPGRVWETMTDLTAWESVLSGVEKVEVLTPGGFGVGTRWRETRRMFGKEATEEMRVTAVEPAERYRVEAESHGTRYISEFRLLTAGPETTTVHMTFTAVPPGGVKGLLAKAFGALGARAVRRAIARDLADVALAVEHRAH; encoded by the coding sequence ATGGCAACCAGCACGGTCGTGGTCGAACGCGTGATCCAGGCGCCTCCCGGGCGGGTGTGGGAGACGATGACCGACCTGACGGCATGGGAGTCCGTGCTCAGCGGCGTCGAGAAGGTCGAGGTGCTCACCCCGGGCGGCTTCGGCGTCGGCACCCGCTGGCGCGAGACCCGCCGGATGTTCGGCAAGGAGGCCACCGAGGAGATGCGGGTGACGGCCGTCGAACCGGCCGAGCGCTACCGGGTGGAGGCCGAGTCGCACGGCACCCGGTACATCTCCGAGTTCCGCCTGCTCACCGCCGGCCCCGAGACGACCACCGTCCACATGACCTTCACCGCCGTGCCCCCGGGGGGCGTCAAGGGGCTGCTGGCCAAGGCGTTCGGGGCACTGGGCGCCCGCGCCGTCCGGCGGGCGATCGCCCGCGACCTGGCGGACGTGGCGCTCGCCGTGGAGCACCGCGCGCACTGA
- a CDS encoding Bax inhibitor-1/YccA family protein: MRSSNPVFSRRGFSRDNGYAGFNAQQPQAGGPAAGTNPYAQAAGSNPYAQAPANPYATNPYAPADTQHGAPPQAPAGAMTIDDVVTRTAMTLGTVVLTAILSWVLLPVDEANIGKSYGIAIGAALVAMVLALVQSFKRKASPALILSYAAFEGVFLGVISSAVSTYISNGVVAQAVLGTMAVFAGVLIAYKMRWIRVTRRFYGFVMAAAMGFVLLMMVNMLFAVFGGGDGLGFRSGGLGILFGVIGIILGACFLALDFKQVEDGIAYGAPREESWLAAFGLTLTLVWIYLEMLRLLSILQGDD, translated from the coding sequence ATGAGGAGCAGCAACCCGGTCTTCTCGCGACGGGGGTTCAGCCGCGACAACGGCTACGCCGGCTTCAACGCGCAGCAGCCGCAGGCCGGGGGCCCCGCCGCAGGTACGAACCCGTACGCGCAGGCTGCGGGCAGCAACCCGTACGCCCAGGCCCCGGCCAACCCGTACGCGACCAACCCCTACGCCCCGGCGGACACGCAGCACGGCGCTCCGCCGCAGGCGCCCGCGGGCGCCATGACGATCGACGACGTCGTCACCCGCACCGCCATGACGCTGGGCACGGTCGTCCTCACGGCGATCCTGTCCTGGGTGCTGCTGCCGGTCGACGAGGCCAACATCGGCAAGTCGTACGGCATCGCCATCGGCGCGGCCCTGGTCGCGATGGTGCTCGCCCTCGTCCAGTCCTTCAAGCGCAAGGCCTCGCCCGCGCTGATCCTGTCGTACGCGGCCTTCGAGGGCGTCTTCCTCGGCGTCATCTCCAGCGCGGTCTCCACGTACATCTCCAACGGCGTGGTGGCCCAGGCGGTGCTCGGCACGATGGCCGTCTTCGCCGGTGTGCTGATCGCCTACAAGATGCGCTGGATCCGCGTCACGCGCCGTTTCTACGGCTTCGTGATGGCGGCCGCGATGGGCTTCGTGCTCCTGATGATGGTGAACATGCTGTTCGCCGTCTTCGGCGGCGGTGACGGCCTCGGCTTCCGCAGCGGCGGCCTCGGCATCCTCTTCGGTGTCATCGGCATCATCCTCGGCGCCTGCTTCCTGGCCCTCGACTTCAAGCAGGTCGAGGACGGCATCGCGTACGGCGCCCCGCGCGAGGAGTCCTGGCTGGCGGCCTTCGGCCTCACCCTGACCCTGGTGTGGATCTACCTGGAGATGCTGCGTCTGCTGTCGATCCTCCAGGGCGACGACTGA
- a CDS encoding roadblock/LC7 domain-containing protein — protein MTAEADVLGEIRRLRARVPQLTGALAASADGLVLASDTAEAEGVAALTAAALGVALRLTEATGQGGFKELLVRGERGYVATYAAGSAAVLTVLAEPRINVGRLHLEARRAGARIGELVDGALERTQDA, from the coding sequence ATGACGGCCGAGGCCGACGTGCTCGGCGAGATCAGACGGCTGCGCGCCAGGGTGCCGCAGCTCACCGGAGCACTCGCGGCGAGCGCCGACGGCCTGGTGCTGGCGTCGGACACCGCCGAGGCGGAAGGGGTCGCCGCCCTCACCGCCGCCGCGCTCGGTGTCGCGCTGCGCCTGACCGAGGCGACCGGCCAGGGCGGTTTCAAGGAACTGCTCGTCCGCGGCGAGAGGGGATACGTCGCCACCTACGCGGCCGGCTCCGCGGCCGTGCTCACGGTACTGGCCGAGCCGAGGATCAACGTCGGCCGGCTCCATCTCGAAGCCCGCCGCGCCGGCGCCCGCATCGGCGAGCTCGTCGACGGCGCGCTCGAACGGACACAGGACGCCTGA
- a CDS encoding APC family permease, whose translation MSGSGPRPSTEKTETTATTEEADGSPSLKRAIGPKLLILFVIGDILGTGIYATTGKVAGKVGGALWLPFLIGFVVALLTAASYVELVGKYPKAAGAALYTQKAFKVPFLTFIVAFMVMCSGLSSASAAARAFSGDYFQEFTDAIPATLIAIVFIVALACLALRGVSESVKTNVVLTAVELTGLAIILGIGAWAVMSGDGEPARLTEFESSGTGYALITGVLGATALGFFAFVGFEDSVNMAEETKDPVRTFPRAIFIGVTVTGTIYVLVALVSSLLVDHRTLEGSSGPLLEVVKAGGVDFPPKLFALIALFAVTNSALINIMMASRLCYGLANERVLPKAMGKVLPRRRTPVTGIVFVTVLAIGLVSTGEIEGLGDTTSFLLLCVFAVVNVAVLVLRKDRVGHAHFRTPTVLPVLGALTALVLASPLADRAAEVYIRAGGLIGIGVLLWGLNKLFLKLRPEG comes from the coding sequence ATGAGCGGATCCGGCCCACGGCCCAGCACGGAGAAGACAGAGACGACGGCGACGACGGAGGAGGCGGACGGTTCGCCCTCCCTGAAGCGGGCCATCGGCCCGAAGCTGCTCATCCTCTTCGTCATCGGCGACATCCTCGGCACGGGCATCTACGCCACCACCGGCAAGGTCGCCGGCAAGGTGGGCGGCGCCCTGTGGCTGCCGTTCCTCATCGGCTTCGTGGTCGCCCTGCTGACCGCCGCCTCGTACGTCGAACTCGTCGGGAAGTACCCGAAGGCCGCGGGCGCCGCGCTCTACACCCAGAAGGCGTTCAAGGTGCCGTTCCTGACCTTCATCGTCGCCTTCATGGTGATGTGCTCGGGACTGTCGTCCGCCAGCGCGGCGGCCCGCGCCTTCAGCGGCGACTACTTCCAGGAGTTCACCGACGCGATCCCGGCCACCCTGATCGCGATCGTCTTCATCGTCGCCCTCGCCTGCCTCGCGCTGCGCGGCGTCTCGGAGTCGGTGAAGACCAACGTGGTGCTCACCGCGGTCGAGCTGACCGGCCTGGCGATCATCCTGGGCATCGGCGCCTGGGCCGTCATGAGCGGCGACGGGGAGCCCGCCCGGCTGACCGAGTTCGAGTCGTCGGGCACCGGATACGCGCTGATCACCGGCGTGCTCGGCGCCACCGCGCTCGGTTTCTTCGCCTTCGTCGGCTTCGAGGACTCGGTCAACATGGCCGAGGAGACGAAGGATCCCGTCCGCACCTTCCCCCGCGCCATCTTCATCGGCGTCACCGTCACCGGCACCATCTACGTGCTCGTCGCGCTGGTGTCCTCGCTGCTCGTCGACCACCGCACCCTGGAGGGCTCCAGCGGCCCGCTGCTGGAGGTCGTGAAGGCGGGCGGAGTCGACTTCCCGCCCAAGCTCTTCGCGCTGATCGCCCTCTTCGCCGTCACCAACTCCGCCCTGATCAACATCATGATGGCCTCCCGGCTCTGCTACGGACTGGCCAACGAACGCGTCCTGCCCAAGGCCATGGGCAAGGTGCTCCCCCGCCGCCGCACCCCGGTCACCGGGATCGTCTTCGTCACCGTGCTCGCCATCGGACTGGTGTCGACGGGCGAGATCGAGGGGCTCGGCGACACCACCTCGTTCCTGCTGCTCTGCGTCTTCGCGGTGGTCAACGTGGCCGTCCTGGTGCTCCGGAAGGACCGGGTCGGCCACGCGCACTTCCGGACGCCGACCGTCCTGCCCGTCCTCGGCGCCCTCACCGCACTGGTTCTGGCCAGTCCGCTCGCCGACCGGGCGGCGGAGGTCTACATCCGCGCGGGCGGGCTGATCGGCATCGGCGTGCTGCTGTGGGGCCTGAACAAGCTGTTCCTGAAGCTGCGGCCGGAGGGCTGA
- a CDS encoding cystathionine beta-synthase, with product MRIHDSMISLVGDTPLVRLNNVTEGISATVLAKVEYFNPGGSVKDRIALRMIEAAEQSGELRPGGTIVEPTSGNTGVGLAIVAQQKGYKCIFVCPDKVSTDKINVLRAYGAEVVVCPTAVDPEHPDSYYNVSDRLVRETPGAWKPDQYSNPNNPRSHYETTGPELWEQTDGRITHFVAGVGTGGTISGTGRYLKEVSDGAVKIVGADPEGSVYSGGSGRPYLVEGVGEDFWPSAYDRTVTDEIVAVSDKDSFQMTRRLAKEEGLLVGGSCGMAVVAALRVAERLGPDDIVVVLLPDSGRGYLSKIFNDEWMADYGFLESGGASVAEVLRHKEGGALPSLVHMHPEETVGQAIEVLREYGVSQMPIVKPGAGHPDVMAAEVIGSVVERELLDALFTQRASLHDPLEKHMSAPLPQVGSGEPVADLMAVLGESADAAIVLVEGKPTGVVSRQDLLAFLAGDVK from the coding sequence GTGCGTATCCACGACTCGATGATCAGTCTCGTCGGCGACACCCCGCTGGTGCGGCTGAACAACGTGACCGAAGGCATCTCGGCGACCGTCCTCGCCAAGGTCGAGTACTTCAACCCGGGCGGTTCGGTGAAGGACCGGATCGCCCTGCGGATGATCGAGGCCGCCGAGCAGAGCGGCGAGCTGCGGCCCGGTGGCACCATCGTCGAGCCCACCAGCGGCAACACCGGTGTGGGACTGGCGATCGTGGCCCAGCAGAAGGGCTACAAGTGCATCTTCGTCTGCCCGGACAAGGTGTCCACCGACAAGATCAACGTGCTGCGCGCGTACGGCGCCGAGGTCGTCGTCTGCCCCACGGCGGTCGACCCGGAGCACCCGGACTCCTACTACAACGTCTCGGACCGGCTGGTCCGTGAGACGCCGGGCGCCTGGAAGCCCGACCAGTACTCCAACCCGAACAACCCGCGCTCGCACTACGAGACGACCGGTCCCGAGCTGTGGGAGCAGACCGACGGCCGGATCACCCACTTCGTCGCGGGCGTCGGCACCGGCGGCACCATCTCCGGCACCGGCCGCTACCTCAAGGAGGTCAGCGACGGCGCGGTGAAGATCGTCGGCGCCGACCCGGAGGGCTCCGTCTACTCCGGCGGATCCGGCCGCCCCTACCTCGTCGAGGGCGTCGGCGAGGACTTCTGGCCGAGCGCCTACGACCGGACCGTGACCGACGAGATCGTCGCGGTGTCCGACAAGGACTCCTTCCAGATGACCCGCCGCCTCGCCAAGGAGGAGGGCCTGCTCGTCGGCGGCTCCTGCGGCATGGCCGTGGTCGCCGCGCTGCGGGTCGCCGAGCGGCTCGGCCCCGACGACATCGTGGTGGTGCTGCTGCCGGACAGCGGCCGCGGCTACCTCTCCAAGATCTTCAACGACGAGTGGATGGCCGACTACGGCTTCCTGGAGAGCGGCGGCGCCAGCGTCGCCGAGGTGCTGCGCCACAAGGAGGGCGGCGCGCTGCCCAGCCTCGTCCACATGCACCCCGAGGAGACCGTGGGCCAGGCCATCGAGGTGCTCCGGGAGTACGGCGTCTCGCAGATGCCGATCGTCAAGCCGGGCGCCGGCCACCCGGACGTGATGGCCGCCGAGGTCATCGGCTCGGTGGTGGAGCGCGAGCTGCTGGACGCGCTGTTCACCCAGCGGGCCTCGCTGCACGACCCGCTGGAGAAGCACATGTCCGCGCCGCTGCCCCAGGTCGGCTCCGGCGAGCCCGTCGCGGACCTGATGGCGGTGCTCGGCGAGTCGGCCGACGCGGCGATCGTGCTGGTCGAGGGCAAGCCCACCGGCGTGGTGAGCCGTCAGGACCTGCTCGCCTTCCTCGCGGGCGACGTGAAGTGA
- a CDS encoding SGNH/GDSL hydrolase family protein: protein MARRIAAGAAYGGGSVGLIGAAAVGVLLAEVQLAKRSVGGGTAPIPPRGNGLYGLSFGRENPLHLAVLGDSTAAGQGVRRAGHTPGALLASGLAAVAERPVEVRNIALPGARSDDLERQVTQLLADRTRTPDACVIMIGANDVTHRMPPTQSVRYLASAVRRLRTAGAEVIVGTCPDLGTIEPVYQPLRWLARRVSRQLAAAQTIVVVEQGGRTVSLGDLLGPEFAANPREMFGADNYHPSAEGYATAAMAMLPTLCAALGLWPESDALDVDRDEDMLPVARAAATAASEAGTEVTGARAPWALLKHRRRRRLPAADAASHEPADHTAPAEDRAGPS from the coding sequence GTGGCCAGGCGCATCGCGGCAGGTGCGGCATACGGCGGCGGCAGCGTCGGACTCATCGGCGCGGCGGCCGTGGGGGTGCTGCTGGCGGAGGTCCAGTTGGCGAAACGCTCGGTGGGAGGCGGCACGGCGCCGATCCCACCCCGGGGCAACGGCCTGTACGGGCTCTCCTTCGGCCGGGAGAACCCGCTCCATCTCGCCGTCCTGGGCGACTCCACGGCGGCGGGCCAAGGGGTGCGCCGGGCCGGGCACACCCCCGGCGCCCTGCTCGCGTCCGGGCTGGCGGCGGTCGCCGAGCGCCCGGTCGAGGTCAGGAACATCGCCCTGCCCGGGGCGCGCTCGGACGACCTGGAGCGCCAGGTCACCCAGCTCCTGGCGGACCGCACCCGGACGCCGGACGCCTGCGTGATCATGATCGGGGCGAACGACGTCACCCACCGGATGCCGCCCACGCAGTCGGTGCGGTACCTGGCGTCGGCCGTGCGCAGGCTGCGCACGGCCGGGGCCGAGGTGATCGTCGGCACCTGCCCCGACCTCGGCACCATCGAGCCGGTGTACCAGCCGCTGCGCTGGCTGGCCCGCCGGGTCAGCCGCCAGCTCGCGGCGGCCCAGACGATCGTGGTGGTGGAGCAGGGCGGACGGACGGTCTCGCTGGGCGATCTGCTCGGGCCCGAGTTCGCGGCCAATCCGCGGGAGATGTTCGGAGCGGACAACTACCACCCCTCGGCCGAGGGCTACGCGACGGCCGCGATGGCGATGCTGCCGACGCTGTGCGCGGCCCTCGGCCTGTGGCCGGAGAGCGACGCACTGGACGTCGACCGCGACGAGGACATGCTGCCGGTGGCACGGGCGGCGGCGACCGCGGCGTCGGAGGCGGGCACCGAGGTCACGGGCGCCCGGGCGCCCTGGGCGCTGCTCAAGCACCGGCGGCGGCGCCGGCTGCCGGCCGCGGACGCCGCGTCCCACGAGCCCGCCGACCACACGGCGCCGGCCGAGGACCGCGCCGGCCCGTCCTGA
- a CDS encoding transcriptional regulator produces the protein MTSAATAVSPMLARLAEERATGVLVRDHGALYLADGQVVHAESPAAPGIDVLLTASGRLPRTGWEEAVARAGARREVARFLVDSGQLADGELEICHLAALHDAAFFALAPTSGPTRFRYGVAHWIGSIRPVPAADVAREARRRRGLLETVWPYPEVDTAPLVRGSARAGASRRQQDLLAMADGVRTPSAIARALGRPAFNTLVEVRRMAAAGLVETPSEPVVEAADPLPGWVSQFPADPDIALLRRLRDALEASL, from the coding sequence ATGACCTCCGCGGCGACGGCCGTCTCCCCGATGCTCGCCCGGCTCGCCGAGGAGCGGGCCACCGGCGTCCTCGTCCGCGACCACGGCGCGCTGTACCTGGCGGACGGCCAGGTCGTGCACGCCGAGAGCCCGGCGGCGCCCGGCATCGACGTGCTGCTCACCGCGAGCGGGCGGCTGCCGCGCACCGGCTGGGAGGAGGCCGTCGCCCGGGCCGGCGCCCGGCGCGAGGTGGCCCGCTTCCTGGTCGACAGCGGCCAGCTCGCCGACGGCGAACTGGAGATCTGCCATCTCGCCGCCCTCCACGACGCCGCCTTCTTCGCCCTCGCCCCGACCAGCGGCCCCACCCGCTTCCGCTACGGCGTGGCGCACTGGATCGGCAGCATCCGCCCGGTGCCCGCGGCGGACGTGGCCCGCGAGGCCCGCCGACGCCGCGGCCTGCTGGAGACCGTGTGGCCCTACCCCGAGGTCGACACCGCGCCCCTCGTCCGGGGCTCGGCGCGCGCCGGGGCGTCCCGGCGCCAGCAGGACCTGCTGGCGATGGCCGACGGCGTGCGCACCCCGTCGGCCATCGCCAGGGCACTCGGCCGGCCCGCCTTCAACACCCTGGTCGAGGTGCGGCGGATGGCCGCCGCCGGACTCGTCGAGACACCGTCCGAGCCGGTGGTGGAAGCCGCCGACCCACTCCCCGGCTGGGTCTCCCAGTTCCCCGCCGATCCGGACATCGCCCTGCTCCGCCGGCTCCGCGACGCACTGGAGGCAAGCCTGTGA
- a CDS encoding DUF4287 domain-containing protein produces the protein MSQVFSEETHRNLLSRIPECTGREISDWLRMVDEGPSLFRFEEKVSWLRGEHGLAYGHAKAIIHEYDLRRAARKLL, from the coding sequence ATGTCCCAAGTCTTCTCCGAAGAGACCCATCGAAATCTGCTCTCCCGAATCCCCGAGTGCACCGGTCGTGAGATCTCCGACTGGCTGCGCATGGTCGACGAGGGTCCGTCCCTGTTCCGCTTCGAGGAGAAGGTCAGCTGGCTCCGCGGGGAGCACGGCCTCGCCTACGGGCACGCCAAGGCGATCATCCACGAGTACGACCTCAGACGTGCCGCCCGCAAGCTGCTGTAG
- a CDS encoding MurR/RpiR family transcriptional regulator gives MSDSPAARLQLLFEGHRLTPTQRRIAHSMVRRAADVPFLSSVELADLAGVSQPSVTRFAVALGFDGYPALRKHLRDVAPPETATAHGDELNEYQQAVQAEIENLRQLSAMLADPAPVARAGRLLAASRPLPVLGLRAASSQARGFAYFAAKVHPDVRLLDEGGSMLADRVDAARRAGATALICFALPRHPREVVAALEYARSTGLTVVTVADSAFAPVAAHSDLLIPAAVGTGLAFDTACAPMLLGRVLLEAMCDDLPDAQARLEDFDTQAAARGLFTD, from the coding sequence ATGAGCGACAGCCCTGCCGCACGGCTGCAGCTTCTGTTCGAGGGGCACCGGCTCACCCCCACCCAGCGGCGCATCGCCCACAGCATGGTCCGCAGGGCGGCGGACGTGCCCTTCCTCTCCAGCGTCGAGCTCGCCGACCTCGCGGGGGTCAGCCAGCCCTCCGTCACCCGCTTCGCGGTGGCGCTCGGCTTCGACGGCTACCCGGCGCTGCGCAAGCATCTGCGGGACGTCGCGCCCCCGGAGACCGCGACGGCGCACGGCGACGAGCTCAACGAGTACCAGCAGGCGGTGCAGGCCGAGATCGAGAACCTGCGGCAGCTCTCCGCGATGCTCGCCGACCCCGCGCCCGTCGCCCGCGCGGGGCGCCTGCTCGCCGCCTCCCGCCCGCTGCCCGTGCTCGGGCTGCGCGCCGCCTCCTCGCAGGCCCGCGGCTTCGCCTACTTCGCCGCCAAGGTCCACCCCGACGTGCGGCTCCTCGACGAGGGCGGCTCGATGCTCGCGGACCGGGTCGACGCCGCGCGCCGGGCGGGCGCCACGGCGCTGATCTGCTTCGCGCTGCCCCGCCACCCGCGGGAGGTGGTGGCCGCGCTGGAGTACGCCCGCTCCACGGGGCTGACCGTCGTCACCGTCGCCGACTCGGCCTTCGCGCCCGTCGCCGCCCACAGCGACCTGCTGATCCCCGCCGCCGTCGGCACCGGTCTCGCCTTCGACACCGCCTGCGCCCCGATGCTGCTGGGCCGGGTGCTGCTGGAGGCCATGTGCGACGACCTGCCGGACGCGCAGGCGCGGCTGGAGGACTTCGACACCCAGGCGGCGGCCCGCGGCCTGTTCACGGACTGA
- a CDS encoding ABC transporter ATP-binding protein, whose amino-acid sequence MTTTPIAHRATSVAARATDLSKVYGQGETQVVALDNVSVDFRQAEFTAIMGPSGSGKSTLMHCVAGLDTFSSGSVRIGETELGTLKDKQLTQLRRDKIGFIFQAFNLLPTLTAMENITLPMDIAGRKPDKEWVQRVIDMIGLRDRLGHRPTQLSGGQQQRVAVARALASRPEIIFGDEPTGNLDSRSGAEVLGFLRNSVRELGQTVVMVTHDPVAASYADRVIFLADGRIVDEMPDPTADGVLDRMKAFDAKGRTS is encoded by the coding sequence GTGACCACCACACCCATCGCTCACCGCGCCACTTCCGTGGCCGCCCGCGCCACGGACCTGTCCAAGGTGTACGGCCAGGGCGAGACCCAGGTGGTCGCGCTCGACAACGTCAGCGTCGACTTCCGCCAGGCCGAGTTCACCGCGATCATGGGCCCGTCCGGCTCCGGCAAGTCGACCCTGATGCACTGCGTCGCGGGCCTGGACACCTTCAGCTCCGGCTCGGTGCGCATCGGCGAGACCGAGCTCGGCACGCTCAAGGACAAGCAGCTCACGCAGCTGCGGCGGGACAAGATCGGTTTCATCTTCCAGGCGTTCAACCTGCTCCCCACGCTCACGGCGATGGAGAACATCACGCTCCCGATGGACATCGCGGGCCGCAAGCCCGACAAGGAGTGGGTGCAGCGGGTCATCGACATGATCGGCCTGCGGGACCGGCTCGGCCACCGGCCCACCCAGCTCTCCGGCGGACAGCAGCAGCGTGTCGCCGTGGCCCGTGCGCTCGCCTCCCGGCCGGAGATCATCTTCGGTGACGAGCCGACCGGGAACCTGGACTCCCGTTCCGGCGCCGAGGTCCTCGGCTTCCTGCGGAACTCGGTGCGCGAACTCGGCCAGACCGTCGTCATGGTGACCCACGACCCGGTGGCCGCCTCCTACGCGGACCGGGTGATCTTCCTCGCGGACGGACGGATCGTCGACGAGATGCCGGACCCGACCGCCGACGGCGTCCTCGACCGGATGAAGGCCTTCGACGCCAAGGGCCGCACGAGCTGA
- a CDS encoding acetyl-CoA C-acetyltransferase yields the protein MPEAVIVSAARSPIGRAFKGSLKELRPDDLTATIIQAALAKVPELDPRDIDDLMLGCGLPGGEQGNNLGRIVAVQMGMDHLPGCTVTRYCSSSLQTSRMALHAIKAGEGDVFISAGVEMVSRFVKGNSDSLPDTHNPFFAEAEARTVAVAESEGSTWHDPREDGVVPDAYIAMGQTAENLARWKGVTRQDMDEFGVRSQNLAEEALKNGFWEREITPVTTPDGTVVSKDDGPRAGVTLEGVQGLKPVFRPDGLVTAANCCPLNDGAAALVIMSDTKARELGLTPLARIVSTGVSGLSPEIMGLGPVEASKQALSRAGLTTSDIDLVEINEAFAAQVIPSYRDLGFDIDKVNVNGGAIAVGHPFGMTGARITGTLINSLQFHDKQFGLETMCVGGGQGMAMVIERLS from the coding sequence ATGCCCGAAGCCGTGATCGTCTCTGCCGCCCGTTCGCCCATCGGCCGGGCCTTCAAGGGCTCCCTGAAGGAGCTGCGGCCCGACGACCTGACCGCCACGATCATCCAGGCGGCGCTCGCCAAGGTCCCCGAGCTGGACCCGCGCGACATCGACGACCTGATGCTCGGCTGCGGCCTGCCCGGCGGCGAGCAGGGCAACAACCTGGGCCGGATCGTCGCCGTCCAGATGGGGATGGACCACCTCCCGGGCTGCACCGTCACCCGCTACTGCTCCTCCTCGCTCCAGACCTCCCGGATGGCGCTGCACGCCATCAAGGCCGGCGAGGGCGACGTCTTCATCTCGGCCGGTGTCGAGATGGTGTCCCGCTTCGTGAAGGGCAACTCCGACAGCCTGCCGGACACGCACAACCCGTTCTTCGCCGAGGCCGAGGCCCGCACGGTCGCCGTCGCCGAGTCCGAGGGCTCGACCTGGCACGACCCGCGCGAGGACGGCGTGGTGCCCGACGCGTACATCGCGATGGGGCAGACCGCCGAGAACCTCGCCCGCTGGAAGGGCGTGACCCGCCAGGACATGGACGAGTTCGGCGTCCGCTCGCAGAACCTCGCCGAGGAAGCCCTCAAGAACGGCTTCTGGGAGCGCGAGATCACCCCGGTGACCACCCCCGACGGCACCGTCGTCAGCAAGGACGACGGCCCCCGCGCGGGCGTCACGCTGGAGGGCGTCCAGGGCCTCAAGCCCGTCTTCCGCCCCGACGGCCTGGTCACCGCGGCCAACTGCTGCCCGCTGAACGACGGCGCCGCGGCGCTCGTCATCATGAGCGACACCAAGGCCCGCGAGCTCGGCCTCACCCCGCTCGCGCGCATCGTCTCCACCGGCGTCTCCGGCCTCTCCCCCGAGATCATGGGCCTCGGCCCGGTCGAGGCGTCGAAGCAGGCGCTGAGCCGCGCGGGGCTCACCACCTCGGACATCGACCTGGTCGAGATCAACGAGGCGTTCGCGGCGCAGGTCATCCCGTCCTACCGGGACCTCGGCTTCGACATCGACAAGGTCAACGTCAACGGCGGCGCCATCGCGGTCGGCCACCCCTTCGGCATGACCGGCGCCCGCATCACCGGCACCCTGATCAACAGCCTCCAGTTCCACGACAAGCAGTTCGGCCTTGAGACGATGTGCGTGGGCGGCGGCCAGGGCATGGCCATGGTCATCGAGCGGCTCAGCTGA
- a CDS encoding PQQ-binding-like beta-propeller repeat protein — protein sequence MAGAGLFLATAALTGCTPETEVDTGGGAEGGKGGGSPEPDGDTFTTPPPGTAPRPLWQAEAAAGALGSLDTLAIAGDVVLVSGDPLVGRDLATGKERWSRPDTAVPGARMILGGGRLHLASARYDGDVVALDPATGDEVWRSRLGGRYNQPRPVGADAERVYVIAGVREKDHSSSKNVIAAIDVRTGKVAWSERRDAGTEEHGIHSTVSGRRLVYTDQRENVTVRDTVTGRQLWTKKLSRSNFDRLIVHDGLVIVSDGRTLRAFALETGAERWSLATDEFSTYNGPAVLDGVLFVSDSARSLWAVDPVSGKRLWRNEDLLDSAYPVQFAKAGNTLYGATRFDKDGGVHAYDARTGKLRWTFNDGSGSVEQWYVVSAGRRLAALHARKLSALPAV from the coding sequence ATGGCCGGCGCGGGGCTCTTCCTGGCCACCGCCGCGCTGACGGGCTGCACCCCGGAGACCGAGGTGGACACCGGCGGCGGCGCGGAGGGCGGCAAGGGCGGCGGCTCCCCCGAGCCGGACGGCGACACCTTCACCACCCCGCCGCCCGGCACCGCGCCCCGGCCCCTGTGGCAGGCGGAGGCCGCCGCCGGGGCCCTCGGCAGCCTGGACACCCTCGCGATCGCCGGGGACGTCGTCCTCGTCTCGGGCGACCCGCTGGTGGGCCGCGACCTCGCCACCGGGAAGGAGCGCTGGTCCCGCCCGGACACGGCGGTGCCCGGCGCGCGCATGATCCTCGGCGGCGGCCGGCTCCACCTGGCCAGCGCGCGGTACGACGGGGACGTGGTGGCGCTGGACCCGGCCACCGGCGACGAGGTCTGGCGCAGCCGGCTCGGCGGGCGCTACAACCAGCCCCGGCCGGTCGGGGCGGACGCGGAGCGGGTCTACGTCATCGCCGGCGTGCGGGAGAAGGACCACAGCTCGTCGAAGAACGTGATCGCGGCGATCGACGTCCGGACGGGGAAGGTGGCCTGGAGCGAGCGCCGGGACGCGGGCACCGAGGAGCACGGGATCCACTCCACCGTCAGCGGCAGGCGCCTGGTCTACACCGACCAGCGGGAGAACGTGACCGTCCGTGACACCGTGACCGGCCGGCAGCTCTGGACGAAGAAGCTGAGCCGGTCCAACTTCGACCGGCTCATCGTCCACGACGGGTTGGTGATCGTCTCGGACGGCCGGACCCTGCGCGCCTTCGCCCTGGAGACCGGCGCCGAGCGCTGGTCGCTGGCGACCGACGAGTTCAGCACCTACAACGGCCCGGCCGTGCTGGACGGCGTGCTGTTCGTCTCGGACAGCGCCCGCTCGCTGTGGGCCGTGGACCCGGTGTCGGGCAAGCGGCTGTGGCGCAACGAGGACCTGCTCGACTCCGCCTACCCGGTGCAGTTCGCGAAGGCGGGGAACACGCTCTACGGGGCGACCCGGTTCGACAAGGACGGCGGGGTCCACGCCTACGACGCCCGGACCGGGAAGCTGCGCTGGACCTTCAACGACGGTTCGGGCTCGGTGGAGCAGTGGTACGTCGTCTCGGCGGGCCGGCGCCTGGCAGCCCTGCACGCCCGGAAGCTGAGCGCCCTCCCGGCGGTCTGA